The following nucleotide sequence is from Endozoicomonas sp. GU-1.
TTATCAGCTTGAGAAGCTATTCAGTAATGCAGACAGTCATGTCAGAATTCTGAAACCTGGGGATTACCGGATGAAATCCATTGACCACTTCGGATTTTTCAAAAAAAGCATGAACCGACAGGCATGGCAAGAGAGTGCCGAGTGGTTACTGGAGTAAATGCGGTAACGAAACGCCAACAGGTCCGAAAGGTATAAAACGATTTTCTCACTGAGCAATAGAATGATGCATGCAAAGTTGCTATTACCGACATTACTGCTGGTTTTCTCTTCTGCAACAGCCAGTGAGTTAAAACCCTTTGTCAGTGATGGCTGCAGCCTGTTTCCGAATGGCACATTATCCCAGCCTGATCAATGGTTGCACTGCTGTGTTAGTCATGATTTTACTTACTGGCAGGGCGGCACCGAAGAAGGCCGATTACATTCAGACCTGGCATTGCGACAGTGTCTCCGAGAAGCGGGCCATCCCCGGATTGGCACCGTGATGTATGCCGGGGTTCGGTTTGGCGGCAGTCCATTATGGCCCACACCGTTCCGCTGGGGATTTGGCTGGGAGTATCCACGTTTTTATCGCCCATTGACTTCAGAGGAGCTTGATCAGGTTGAAACCGTTTCCCGGCAGATGGCGATAATGGTAAAGGAGTAAACCGCTCCACCTGCCCCCGGTGATCGATTGCTTCAAAAAGGCACCGGGTATTGACGGAATACAGCATTGATCTCACCCAGCACCTCTTTTGATAATTTCAGCTGGTAAGCATCAATATTTTCCTTAAGCTGCGCCAGTGAACTGGCTCCGATAATCGTCGATGTTACACCCTCTGTTTGATATACCCAGGCCAGTGCCATCTGCGCCAGAGACAACCCATGGCGCTTAGCTACCCCATGATAGTCTTCAATCGCCCTGTGCGTCACAGGGGTATTACGGAAGAGACCATTTCTCTGCTGGAAAGACCAGCGGGAACCCGACGGAATCTGTCCATTTCGGTACTTGCCAGACAGCACGCCGCCACCCAGTGGCGACCAGGGCAGATAAGCGACATCATTTAATACACAGGACTCCAATACATAGGGTGAGTCCTTGGCATGTATTAAGCTGAACTCGTTCTGGATAGATACCATCCTGGGCAGGTCATACTTTTCGCTCAACCGCACGTACTCACCAATGCCCCAGGGCGTATCATCGGAAAGGCCGCAATAACGGATCTTCCCCGCTTTAATGCAATCATCCAGCCCTTGAAGAATATCCACCATTTCCGCTTCCTGCCGCGCTCGATCCACCTGGGTATGGGGCACCATCCCTGGCCAGTGTCTGGCAAAATGGGGAGAGACCCGGTTTGGCCAGTGCAGCTGGTAAAGATCAATACAGTCTGTATTCAGGCGTTTCAGAGAGCCTTCCACCGCTTCTTTAATACGCTGACCACTGATTGGGCTGCCACTGCGTATCCACGGCAGTCCTGCACCGACAATTTTCGTGGCAATGACAACCTCATCACGCTTGCCCGGATTGGCCCGGATCCATTCACCAATGCAGCGCTCAGTTTCACCACTGGTCTGTTCATCAGGGGGAACCGGATACATCTCGGCCGTATCGATAAAGTTAATTCCCTGGTCCAGCGCGAAGTCAATCTGCTCTAACGCCTCATTCAGAGAGTTCTGCTTTCCCCAGGTCATGGATCCCAGGCAAACCTCTGTCACCTGCAGTTCACTGCATCCCAGTTTAATTTTTTTCATTGACCGACTCCCCGGTATTTTTAAGGGTTAATGCATATTACAGTAATAGAAAAACACAATCAGGAGAATAATCAAATCAACACTGCTGACTGGTCCTGGTGAACAGCAAACTATTGCTCGGCAATGCGATAAAGCAGCTTGATAAAGGCGTCTGTACTTTTCTGGCTGGGGGACTCAATCCCGAATTTATTATGAAAATAGATGGACAGCTGACAATCCCTGTTGCCGAGTATAACGGTATAGCCATCATCCATTGACTTTGCGGTAACACCTTCCAGCAAGTAGCCCCCGGCCACCTGTTCACCCCTGTCCAGAATTCGGGCAAATGCCAAAAGACACTTTTGAATATCGATATGTTGATCCACGGACTGACTCCTTCAGAAAAGCAAGGCTCCCCGCTTACGTCATTTTCAGGGAGGCATAGAGAAAACAGTGCAATGACATTACTGGCCAGTACTTTAACAATGTTTCTGGATTGATTCTCACTGTAGACGGCCTGCCCCCATAATGAGCCAGCCATAAAACTGCTGATAACGACGGAATAAATAATGAACAGTTGTTCCCCTGAGTTATCAAACAGAGACTGCCCCCTGATGGACAGAGAAAGCATAATAATGAAAGGCATTATCCCAAGCCAGGCGAGCCAGTATATGAGTCGTTGAAAGCGATCCACCAGGTTCTCCTTTGGTCTCACAGTGAAGGATAGCAGTGCCTTATCTGTACGAATGGTCAGATTGACTGGATCAGGCCATATCATTGCTTCGGGTTTATTAATGCTGAATGAATGTGTTAGCCTGAAATGGATACGAATCAGAATAATAGAGTCGATAAAATTAACCAAACGACCTTTATGGTCGTAGCAGCCTGCCCGGTTACAGAGAACTCTGCTCAGCGAATGCGTTGATCGTGAGTGTGAATGGCCCGTCAGGTTGACCTTTATCAGGGACTGATAAACGGGAGCCTCTGTCGTGTATATTCTGCGGTTGAATACTGCTGGCCAGCCTGTTGAGTGGCTTACCTGGCAGGAAACAGTATGCCTTTACTCAAGAGAGTTGGTTCACTGGAGCCTGGGAGATATTATTTACCGGATCCATGGCGGCTATAACCGATGGCATGGAGATCGAACGATTATCGAACTCCCCAGTATCGTTGCCTGTGGCGGTAAACGGCTTTTTCCCTGCCGGAGAAATCCAACCCTTAGCAATTACTCGCTGTTTGAAAGAGACAATCATCAATGCCTGTATTGTGGCCGTTTCTTCAAAACAAGGGAGCTTACCCGGGATCATATTGTGCCAAAATCCAAAGGAGGCGTTGATGACTGGATGAACGTTGTTGCTGCTTGTCGGCGCTGCAACCAGTTTAAAGGTGACAAACTGCTGGAAAACTCCGGGATGTCACTGATCGCCCTGCCCTATCGCCCCAATGCGGCCGAATATCTTGCCCTGGTCAACAGCCAGCGGATCCTGCCGGATCAGGCGGACTATCTCAGAACCCAGTTTTCCAAAAACTGTCGTTGGAAAAGCCGTAATCGCAATACCTCATCTGGCCTATTGCAACCCAGTTAAATCGTCAGCTGAAGCCCCTGTCTATGTGCGGGGCTCCGGTGTAAACTCCCCGCCCTGTTCATTTTTTTGTAGCGGAATCAGCAATGCCCCTGAATCTCGACAACGATGGCTACCTGGCCAACCTTGACGAATGGAATACAGAAGCTGCCACAGAGCTGGCGGCGCTTGAGGGTATAGTGCTTACTGAAGCGCACTGGGAAGTGATTTACGCGCTGCGGGCGTTCTATCAACAATATGAACTGGCCCCCAACCAGCGGCCTTTTGTTAAGCATATTGCCAATACCCTTGGCAAAGACAAAGGGAACAGCCTCTACCTAATGACGCTTTTTCCTGAAAGCCCGGCCAGAGTTGCTGCCCGAATTGCCGGACTGCCGCGTCCTACCAACTGCTTCTGACCGTCAAAGAGGCTACTCTGCCGGGAAATAGAAGGCGTACTCGCATCTGGAAAATGGGCAGATGGAAACCAAACCACAACAAAGTCCTGCTGATTGATGACAGTGACACCAGCCATTGCCCAACAGGACACGGTCGGTTCTCAATGCCTTATTTTTCCGGGCTTACCTGCAGTTGATCAACATCCTCTTTGAGTCTGGTAAAGCCAACAGCTTCCACAGCCTCCAGATAACCGGGATCACTTTCGCTCTTGCCCTGAAGCAGGTTGGCGGCAATTCTTCCGTAGGTCATGGCACCTTTGGCACCGACGCCGGACATTCCGGCCATCACCACAAAGTTGCTGTCCATGTCACCGGATGGCGAGACCAGCTGGGAAACAATGGGTACTTCGGTACTGGTCAGGCTGTAGACGCAGGAAACATCACCAACCAGTTGCAGATCCTCATCATTCACCGGCACCCCATGCATGCGTAAATACCGACCGGTGTTCTCAATGCTCCAGCGAATCTCCTCTTCGGACAACGCCTGGTGCCAGACATCGTCCAGGTTGTTAATGTCGCTGCGCTGGAAATGGCCACCAATCTTGATGACCGGATTTCCATCTCCATCAGAAGATTCAAACATGGAATAAAAACTACCCTCCCGGGTGCCAGCGGAGCTGTTAATCACCGGATAGGCCCGTCTCAGTTGACTGCGGGCGTGATCATCAAGTTGATGATACTTCGCCGTATTGATCTGCAGGAACGCAAGAAATACCCGCTTTGGCGTGATCAGTTTATCCATGTAGGGTGCCAACTCAGTGAGCAATGGGCCGGTGTAAGGGCCCGCAGCGCTGACGATCTGGCTGGCTGTCAATTCCCTTTCGGAACCTTGCGAATCTTTGGTGGCAATAACGTAGTGGTTACCCTGACGTTGGATATCGCTAACGGAAGCATTGTAAACAATTGTCCCCCCTT
It contains:
- a CDS encoding aldo/keto reductase gives rise to the protein MKKIKLGCSELQVTEVCLGSMTWGKQNSLNEALEQIDFALDQGINFIDTAEMYPVPPDEQTSGETERCIGEWIRANPGKRDEVVIATKIVGAGLPWIRSGSPISGQRIKEAVEGSLKRLNTDCIDLYQLHWPNRVSPHFARHWPGMVPHTQVDRARQEAEMVDILQGLDDCIKAGKIRYCGLSDDTPWGIGEYVRLSEKYDLPRMVSIQNEFSLIHAKDSPYVLESCVLNDVAYLPWSPLGGGVLSGKYRNGQIPSGSRWSFQQRNGLFRNTPVTHRAIEDYHGVAKRHGLSLAQMALAWVYQTEGVTSTIIGASSLAQLKENIDAYQLKLSKEVLGEINAVFRQYPVPF
- a CDS encoding DUF3081 family protein, giving the protein MDQHIDIQKCLLAFARILDRGEQVAGGYLLEGVTAKSMDDGYTVILGNRDCQLSIYFHNKFGIESPSQKSTDAFIKLLYRIAEQ
- a CDS encoding HNH endonuclease; this encodes MYILRLNTAGQPVEWLTWQETVCLYSRELVHWSLGDIIYRIHGGYNRWHGDRTIIELPSIVACGGKRLFPCRRNPTLSNYSLFERDNHQCLYCGRFFKTRELTRDHIVPKSKGGVDDWMNVVAACRRCNQFKGDKLLENSGMSLIALPYRPNAAEYLALVNSQRILPDQADYLRTQFSKNCRWKSRNRNTSSGLLQPS
- a CDS encoding TusE/DsrC/DsvC family sulfur relay protein, whose protein sequence is MPLNLDNDGYLANLDEWNTEAATELAALEGIVLTEAHWEVIYALRAFYQQYELAPNQRPFVKHIANTLGKDKGNSLYLMTLFPESPARVAARIAGLPRPTNCF
- a CDS encoding NAD(P)/FAD-dependent oxidoreductase; the encoded protein is MTTLTVVLTSIFVFFSGQLQAGGTTAEKHYAVVVIGGGLMGSAAAWQLARDGKEVILLEKQDREYSQGSSKGLTRIARSNNLGRDLWSYLHNRSVQETATLVNYLGNQGYDTSMSAVYQTTPVNYMRPLKAADAIIASSERQKVDYKLALTPEEGMDMFGVQLPEGVFLHREFNEHSGTLNPEALISLLHKAIKLKGGTIVYNASVSDIQRQGNHYVIATKDSQGSERELTASQIVSAAGPYTGPLLTELAPYMDKLITPKRVFLAFLQINTAKYHQLDDHARSQLRRAYPVINSSAGTREGSFYSMFESSDGDGNPVIKIGGHFQRSDINNLDDVWHQALSEEEIRWSIENTGRYLRMHGVPVNDEDLQLVGDVSCVYSLTSTEVPIVSQLVSPSGDMDSNFVVMAGMSGVGAKGAMTYGRIAANLLQGKSESDPGYLEAVEAVGFTRLKEDVDQLQVSPEK